A genomic region of Glycine max cultivar Williams 82 chromosome 15, Glycine_max_v4.0, whole genome shotgun sequence contains the following coding sequences:
- the LOC100785152 gene encoding protein SRG1, whose translation MPPVPISPIKVGHIDDVQELRKTKPRTIPQRFVRDMTERPTLTTPLPPPYSDMPVIDFYKLSKGNKEEVLTELFNLATACEEWGFFQVINHEIDLNLLESIENLSREFFMLPLEEKQKYPMAPGTVQGYGQAFVFSEDQKLDWCNMFALGIEPQYVRNPNLWPKKPEKFSETVEEYSGEIRKLCYNLLTYIALGLGLKGDEFEKMFGISVQAVRMNYYPPCSRPDLVLGLSPHSDGSALTVLQQAKGGPVGLQILKDNTWVPIQPIPNALVINIGDTIEVLTNGKYRSVEHRAVAHEEKDRLSIVTFFAPSYEVELGPMPEFVDENHPCKYKRYSHGEYSKHYVTNKLQGKKTLDFAKIQTKNKN comes from the exons ATGCCTCCCGTACCTATTTCCCCCATCAAAGTTGGGCATATTGATGATGTCCAAGAGCTAAGAAAAACCAAGCCAAGGACAATTCCTCAAAGATTTGTACGAGACATGACAGAAAGACCAACACTCACTACACCTCTTCCCCCACCATATAGTGACATGCCAGTCATTGATTTCTATAAGCTTAGCAAAGGGAACAAAGAGGAAGTCCTCACTGAACTTTTCAATCTTGCAACTGCTTGTGAAGAGTGGGGATTTTTTCAG GTAATTAATCATGAAATTGACCTCAATCTGCTGGAGAGCATAGAGAACCTGAGCAGGGAGTTTTTCATGCTACCTTTGGAAGAGAAACAGAAATACCCTATGGCTCCAGGAACAGTCCAAGGGTATGGACAAGCTTTTGTTTTCTCAGAGGACCAAAAACTGGACTGGTGCAACATGTTTGCTCTTGGAATTGAACCTCAATATGTTAGGAACCCAAATCTATGGCCAAAGAAACCTGAAAAATTCAG TGAAACTGTGGAAGAATACTCAGGAGAAATAAGGAAACTCTGCTATAATCTGTTGACATACATAGCTTTAGGCCTTGGTTTAAAAGGGGATGAGTTTGAGAAGATGTTTGGAATATCAGTGCAAGCTGTAAGGATGAACTACTACCCACCATGTTCAAGACCTGACCTTGTTTTGGGTCTGAGTCCCCATTCAGATGGAAGTGCCCTCACTGTACTGCAGCAAGCAAAGGGAGGCCCAGTGGGACTTCAGATACTCAAGGACAATACATGGGTTCCTATTCAACCAATTCCAAATGCTCTTGTCATCAACATTGGAGACACAATAGAA GTTCTTACAAATGGAAAATACAGGAGTGTGGAGCATAGAGCTGTGGCTCATGAGGAGAAAGATAGACTCTCAATTGTGACATTTTTTGCTCCTAGCTATGAAGTAGAGCTTGGTCCAATGCCAGAGTTTGTGGATGAAAACCACCCATGCAAGTATAAAAGATACAGTCATGGAGAGTACAGTAAACACTATGTAACAAACAAGTTACAAGGAAAAAAGACCCTGGACTTTGCCAAGAtccaaaccaaaaacaaaaactag